One window of Bacillus sp. THAF10 genomic DNA carries:
- a CDS encoding YpmA family protein, with translation MESKIEVLSTVTVENSPDLYKVVDTLNRTLKRENLMFGLALDQNDQNKAILTIYRT, from the coding sequence ATGGAAAGCAAAATAGAGGTACTTTCAACCGTTACAGTGGAAAATTCACCAGATCTATACAAAGTAGTAGACACACTGAACAGAACGTTAAAAAGAGAAAATTTGATGTTTGGACTTGCCCTTGATCAAAACGATCAAAATAAAGCAATTTTAACAATATATCGTACATAA